The following proteins come from a genomic window of Sorghum bicolor cultivar BTx623 chromosome 3, Sorghum_bicolor_NCBIv3, whole genome shotgun sequence:
- the LOC8066607 gene encoding pollen-specific protein SF21: MGDSSGSVSVDVERLFFGGKEHRVRTRHGPLSVSVYGDEDKPALVTYPDVALNHMSCFQGLFFCPEAVSLLLHNFCVYHITPQGHELGAAPISADVPLPSVDDLADQVADVLDFFSLGSVMCLGVTAGAYVLTLFATKYRERVLGLILVSPVCKAPSWSEWLYNKVLLNLLYYYGTRGLVKESLLQRYFSMDVRGNGQDPESEIVQACRSLLDERQGTNVWRFLQAINRRHDLTESLKKLQCRTLIFVGDNSQFHADAVHMTTKLDRRYCALVEVQACGSLVTEEQPHAMVIPMEYFLMGYGLYRPSQQESSPRSTLSPFCISPELLSPESMGVKLKPIKTRISLNV; the protein is encoded by the exons ATGGGGGACTCCAGCGGCTCCGTGTCGGTCGACGTCGAGCGGCTCTTCTTCGGCGGCAAG GAGCATCGAGTAAGAACGAGGCATGGCCCTCTATCGGTTTCTGTGTATGGAGATGAGGACAAGCCCGCGCTCGTAACTTATCCGGATGTAGCCTTAAATC ACATGTCTTGCTTCCAAGGATTGTTCTTCTGTCCAGAGGCTGTGTCGCTGTTGCTTCACAATTTCTGTGTGTATCACATCACACCTCAAGGACACGAG TTAGGAGCAGCTCCGATTTCAGCTGATGTGCCTCTGCCATCCGTCGATGACCTTGCAGATCAGGTTGCTGATGTCCTTGATTTTTTCAG TTTAGGGTCTGTAATGTGCTTGGGTGTCACTGCTGGTGCCTATGTCCTCACCCTCTTTGCA ACGAAGTATCGGGAGAGGGTTCTTGGCCTAATTTTGGTTTCACCTGTATGCAAAGCCCCCTCTTGGAGCGAGTGGTTGTATAATAAG gtattattaaacttgctttaTTACTATGGGACACGTGGGTTAGTCAAGGAAAGTTTGCTTCAGCGATATTTCAGCATG GACGTTCGTGGTAACGGGCAAGATCCTGAATCAGAGATTGTCCAAGCCTGCAGAAGT TTACTTGATGAGAGGCAGGGAACTAACGTCTGGCGGTTCCTTCAGGCAATTAACAG GCGGCATGATTTAACAGAATCATTGAAGAAGCTTCAGTGCCGGACCCTGATTTTTGTTGGGGACAACTCACAGTTCCATGCTGACGCTGTCCACATGACCACAAAGCTGGACCGGAGATACTGCGCTCTAGTCGAG GTTCAGGCCTGTGGTTCGCTTGTCACAGAAGAGCAGCCCCATGCGATGGTGATCCCGATGGAATACTTCCTAATGGGATACGGGCTTTACAGGCCATCCCAGCAGGAAAGCAGCCCCCGGAGCACACTGAGCCCGTTCTGCATATCGCCCGAGCTTCTATCGCCGGAGAGCATGGGAGTGAAGCTGAAGCCCATCAAGACACGCATCTCGCTTAACGTTTAG
- the LOC8084354 gene encoding 1-aminocyclopropane-1-carboxylate synthase 7, translated as MGGKLLLGANQSHAAAAASPAPLSKVATSGLHGEDSPYFAGWKAYDENPYDAATNPGGVIQMGLAENQVSFDLLEGYLRDHPEAASWGGAAAGSGVASFRDNALFQDYHGLKAFRMAMASFMEKIRGGKARFDPDRIVLTAGATAANELLTFILANPGDALLIPTPYYPGFDRDLRWRTGVNIVPVHCDSANGFQVTVAALQAAYEEAEAAGMRVRAVLLTNPSNPLGTTVKRSVLEDVLDFVVRHNIHLISDEIYSGSVFAAPDLVSVAELVESRGGVAERVHIVYSLSKDLGLPGFRVGVVYSYNDAVVTTARRMSSFTLVSSQTQKTLAAMLSDAEFADAYIRTNRQRLRARHDHIVAGLARAGVPCLRGNAGLFVWMDMRRLLGEATVAGELRLWDRMLREVKLNISPGSSCHCSEPGWFRVCFANMSLDTLDVALARMSRFMDRWNKETAVSTQQQQH; from the exons ATGGGTGGCAAGCTGTTGCTGGGCGCGAACCAGAgccacgcggcggcggcggcgtcgcctGCTCCCCTGTCGAAGGTGGCCACGTCCGGTCTCCACGGCGAGGACTCCCCCTACTTCGCCGGGTGGAAAGCCTACGACGAGAACCCCTACGACGCCGCCACCAACCCGGGCGGCGTCATACAGATGGGCCTCGCCGAGAACCAGGTCTCCTTCGACCTCCTCGAGGGGTACCTCAGGGACCACCCGGAGGCGGCGAGCTGGGGCGGTGCCGCCGCCGGCTCCGGCGTTGCCAGCTTCAGGGACAACGCGCTGTTCCAGGACTACCACGGCCTCAAGGCTTTCAGAATG GCGATGGCCAGCTTCATGGAGAAGATTAGGGGCGGCAAGGCCAGGTTTGACCCCGACCGCATCGTGCTCACCGCCGGCGCCACGGCGGCTAACGAGCTGCTCACGTTCATCCTCGCCAACCCCGGAGACGCGCTGCTGATCCCTACTCCTTACTACCCTGG TTTCGATAGAGACCTGCGGTGGAGGACCGGGGTGAACATCGTGCCGGTGCACTGCGACAGCGCCAACGGGTTCCAGGTGACGGTGGCCGCGCTCCAGGCGGCGTACGAGGAGGCGGAGGCCGCGGGGATGCGCGTCCGCGCCGTCCTGCTCACCAACCCGTCCAACCCGCTCGGCACCACCGTGAAGCGGTCGGTCCTCGAGGACGTGCTCGACTTCGTGGTCCGCCACAACATCCACCTCATCTCCGACGAGATCTACTCCGGCTCCGTCTTCGCGGCGCCGGACCTGGTCAGCGTGGCGGAGCTCGTCGAGTCCCGCGGCGGCGTCGCGGAGCGCGTCCACATCGTGTACAGCCTGTCCAAGGACCTGGGCCTCCCGGGGTTCCGCGTCGGCGTGGTGTACTCGTACAACGACGCCGTCGTCACCACGGCGCGCCGCATGTCCAGCTTCACGCTCGTGTCGTCGCAGACGCAGAAGACGCTCGCCGCCATGCTCTCCGACGCGGAATTCGCCGACGCCTACATCCGCACGAACCGCCAGCGCCTCCGGGCGCGGCACGACCACATCGTCGCCGGGCTGGCCCGCGCCGGCGTGCCGTGCCTGCGGGGCAATGCCGGGCTGTTCGTGTGGATGGACATGAGGCGGCTGCTCGGCGAAGCGACCGTCGCCGGCGAGCTCAGGCTGTGGGACCGGATGCTGCGGGAGGTCAAGCTCAACATCTCGCCGGGCTCGTCGTGCCATTGCTCGGAGCCCGGCTGGTTCAGGGTGTGCTTCGCTAACATGAGCTTGGACACGCTGGATGTTGCACTCGCGAGGATGAGCCGCTTCATGGACAGGTGGAACAAGGAAACAGCTGTGTCgacgcagcagcaacagcattaG
- the LOC8066608 gene encoding eukaryotic translation initiation factor 5B, which yields MARDDGGALVPAPAPAPAPAPAPAPGQVYLPEWRRAYDRLVKMLRQAYAQAEELCVEREHLITEIQFLESRRREREENFQARIQKMRKHEKLRKRVDEAETVVSLGGKDLQIHRYQKLAELAEDDLEDFKSCISNLAAENTELKEKLMKFESLVEIGTDNSDHQKNGKDIREEIRKLKKAYKILKSEKDKETKELQAENKFVWNQLKTMEGEYSRTIKSKNIEVKQATEAAQKLLQNVNELQVAAQKKDDEIVRLEEEVTNAKERMSILEDELQKLRSLVKGKDLETDKDEDGQPETSRMSKKDTNKANRKSKSTRTSQVTPDISRTSQVTPDRREVKTTTRMHVSETNQKRKRSSFKSSLSCGNQRCHTRPLQVKAAVSVSPMLLPPNFTVPRLKTPTRP from the exons ATGGCCAGAgacgacggcggcgctctggttcccgcgccggcgccggcgcccgctcccgctcccgctcccgctcCGGGCCAGGTCTACCTGCCGGAGTGGCGCCGCGCGTACGACCGCCTCGTGAAGATGCTGCGCCAGGCGTACGCGCAGGCCGAGGAGCTGTGCGTCGAGCGCGAGCACCTCATCACCGAGATCCAGTTCCTGGAGAGCCGGCGCCGCGAGCGCGAGGAGAACTTTCAGGCCCGCATCCAGAAG ATGCGTAAGCACGAGAAGCTCCGCAAGAGAGTCGATGAGGCTGAGACGGTGGTGAGTCTTGGTGGCAAGGATCTTCAGATTCATCGCTACCAGAAGCTTGCAG AGCTTGCTGAGGATGATTTGGAGGACTTCAAAAGCTGTATTTCGAATTTGGCTGCTGAAAATACGGAGCTAAAG GAAAAACTGATGAAGTTTGAAAGTCTGGTGGAGATTGGTACCGACAATTCAGATCACCAGAAAAATGGGAAAGATATTAGGGAAGAGATAAGGAAACTAAAGAAAGCTTACAAGATCCTGAAATCAGAGAAGGACAAGGAAACTAAAGAATTACAAGCGGAAAATAAGTTTGTGTGGAACCAGCTTAAGACAATGGAAGGAGAATACAGCAGGACCATCAAGAGCAAGAACATAGAGGTAAAGCAAGCTACGGAAGCAGCGCAAAAGCTTCTGCAGAATGTAAATGAGTTGCAAGTGGCAGCCCAAAAGAAGGATGATGAAATCGTTAGACTAGAAGAAGAGGTGACAAATGCCAAAGAGAGGATGTCAATTCTTGAGGATGAGCTGCAAAAATTGCGCTCCTTGGTCAAGGGCAAGGATCTTGAAACTGACAAAGATGAAGATGGTCAACCAGAGACTAGTAGGATGTCGAAGAAGGATACTAATAAGGCAAACAGAAAATCTAAGTCTACAAGAACTTCTCAGGTCACACCTGATATATCAAGAACTTCCCAGGTCACACCTGATAGGCGAGAAGTGAAGACTACTACAAGAATGCATGTGTCTGAGACTAATCAGAAGCGCAAGCGTAGCTCCTTCAAGTCCTCCCTGTCATGT GGTAACCAGAGATGCCACACGAGGCCTCTGCAAGTTAAAGCTGCTGTGTCAGTGTCACCTATGCTCCTCCCGCCGAATTTCACCGTTCCCAGGTTGAAGACCCCAACTCGTCCCTAA